GCTTGCGCCACGGTGAGGGGGGCGTAACATCGGCCGTCACCCGTCCCACCCAGCCCACGGCGAGCATGCGTTCGAGCAAACTGGTCATCTCATCGTAGCCAAAGCGCGTATGGGCGCGGATGGTGGCGCTCGAGACCATGTGCGAGCCGTTCACCTGGGCGCTGCCGTGCAGTACCTTCAGGATCGCCATGGCATCGACAAATGCGCCGCCCGGCACCGGCTTGTACCACCAGCGCTCGTACTTCACGACCGGCAAGGCGGCCGTGAGGACGGCGCCGACCAGGGTGATCATCCACGACAGGTAGATCCAAACCAGCAGCAGCGGCAGCGCCGCCAGCGCGCCATAGATCACGGAATAGGTGGGGAACTGGCGCACGAACATCGCAAACACGCGCTTGGCAACTTCAAAGGCGATGGCAGCGGCCAGCCCGCCCCAGATCGCATCGCGCCAGTCCACTGTCTTGTTGGGCACGAGCATGAACAGCGCCGTGTAGGCGCCGGCGGTCAGCAGGACCGACACGGCAGTGTAAAACACCGTGCTGACCATGGGCGGAATGCTTGCCAGCGAACCGGTGGCCAGGAACAGCTGGGTGGTGGCGGTGATGGACAGGCCAAACAGCAGCGGCCCCAGCGTCATCAAGGCCCAGTAGATCGTGACGCGCTGGCCGAGGGGCCGCTTGCGCTTGACCTTCCAGATCTGGTTGAACACGCGCTCGATCATGCTCATCATGGCGGCCGAAGTCAGCAGCAGCGCCACGGCGCCCACGGCCGACAGGCCCTTGGCCTTGTCTGCAAACTGGGTCAGGTTGCTGGTGACGGTGTCGGCAATCCCCTTGGGCATCATGCTCTGGATAAAATACGACTCCAGCGCCGCGCGGAAATTGTTAAAAACGGGGAAGGTGGTGAAGATGGCCAGCACGATGGTCAGCAGCGGCACCAGGGCCAGCGTGGTGGTGAAGGTCAGGCTGCCTGCCACCTGCTGCAAGCGTTCTTCGGTCAGGCGGCGGCGCGCGAACAGGATCAGGTCGCGCACTTCGCGCCAGGTCAGGCCGCGAACCACATCTGCGCCGGCCTGGAACTTTTGATTGGTGGAACGGGAAAATGTGGAAAGCATGGTGGTAAAAAGGTGGCGCGCTGCCGATATCAATAAGCTAAAGCGCCCTATAATACCAACGATGAACACCTCTTCCCCGAATATTCTCGTGTTGTACTACTCGCGTCATGGCGCCACCCGCAAGCTTGCCGAGCTCATCGGCCAGGGCATTGACAGCGTTCCCGGCATCGAGGCGCGGCTGCGCACGGTGCCGGCCGTGTCGGCCGTCAGCGAGGCAACTGAAAGCGCCATCCCTTCCAGCGGGGCGCCTTATGTGGAATTGGAGGATCTGGAAGAGTGCGCCGGGCTCGCGCTGGGCTCGCCTACCCGCTTCGGCAATATGGCCTCGGCCATGAAGTACTTCCTCGATGGCACCTCGGCCCAGTGGCTGTCCGGCAGCCTGTCGGGCAAGCCGGCCGTCGTGTTCACGTCCACCGGCAGCCTGCATGGCGGCCAGGAATCGACCTTGCTCACCATGATGATTCCCTTACTTCACCACGGCATGATGGTCATGGGCCTGCCCTATACCCATCCCGAACTCATGACGACCGCCACCGGCGGCAGCCCGTACGGCCCCACCCACTGGTCCGGCCTGGATGGCGACAAGCCCATCAGCGAGGACGAGAAGCGCCTGGCCGTGGCCATGGGCAAGCGCCTGGCTGAAGCCGCACTCAAGCTGGGAGCGCGCTGATGGACTCGCCAAAATTCTTCCATATGGGTGCCATCATCAGCCTGGTCACCCTGATCGGCTGGCTGGTGGCATGGGAAATGGTGGTGGCGCCCTATTCCCCGGGTGGCTCGTGGCTGGCGCTCAAGGCGCTGCCGCTGCTCATTCCCCTGGGCGGGGTGATCAAGCGCGATATCTACACGCTCCAGTGGTCGTCCATGGTCATCCTGATTTATTTCACGGAAGGCGTGGTGCGCGCCTGGAGCGCCACCCGTCCGCTGTCGCAATTCATGGCCTGGGGCGAAATCATCCTGGTGCTGGTGTACTTTACCTGCGCGCTGCTGTTCTTGCGGCCTTATAAAAAGGCAGCCAAGCGCATTGCCAAGGAGTTGCTGGAAAAGGTCAATTCCACCAGATGACGGCGTTTCTCGCGCGCTGCCGCGCCATTGCCGGCAGTGCCCACGTGCTCACGGCCGAGGCCGATAAGGCGCCCTTCCTCACCGACTGGCGCGGCCGTTTTACCGGCAAGGCGGTGGCCGTGCTGCGTCCCGGCAGCACAGGCGAAGTGGCGCAGCTGGTCGCCGCCTGCGCCGAGCATGGCGTACCCATCGTGCCGCAGGGTGGCAACACCGGGCTGGTGCTGGGCGGGGTGCCGGACGGGGCCGGCAATGCGGTGGTCCTGTCGCTGGTGCGCATGCACAGCGTGCGCCAGGTCGACCCGGTCAACCATACCATCACCGCCGACGCCGGCTGCCTGCTCCAGCAGGTCCAGCAGGCAGCCACTGAGGCCGGCTGCCTGTTTCCCCTGTCGCTCGCCTCCGAGGGCAGCTGTACCGTGGGCGGCAACCTGTCCACCAATGCCGGTGGCACTGCGGTGCTACGCTACGGCAATACCCGGGACCTGTGCCTGGGGCTGGAAGTAGTCACGCCCCAGGGGCAGATCTGGGATGGGCTGCGCGGCCTGCGCAAGGATAATACGGGCTACGATCTGCGTGACCTGTTCATTGGCGCCGAAGGGACGCTGGGCATCATCACCGGGGCCGTCATGAAGCTGTATCCGCAGCCGGCGGCCTGCCTCACTGCACTGGTGGCCATGAATTCGGCGCGCGCCGCGCTCGACCTGCTGACCCTGATGCAGGACCAGTGCGGCGCCGGCCTGACGGGGTTCGAGCTCATGTCCGATCTGGCGCTCGAACTGGTGGCCACCCATTTTCCTGCGCTGCCCAGGCCATTTTCCGTGCGCCACGCCCAGTACGCCCTCATCGAACTGTCCAGCAGTCAATCGCAAGACCACGCCGAGACCCTGCTCGAACGCGCCATTGCAGCGGCACTCGAGCAAGACATTGCCGACGACGCCGTGGTGGCGACCTCGCTCGCGCAGTCGCGTGCCCTGTGGCAAGTGCGCGAACACATATCCATGGCGCAAGCGGCCGCGGGCAAGAACATCAAGCATGACGTATCGCTGCCCATCTCCCGCATTGCCGACTTTATCGCCCATACCGACGCGCTGCTGGACGCGGCCTATCCCGGCTGCCAGGTGGTGTGCTTCGGCCACCTGGGCGATGGCAATCTGCACTACAACATCGCCCCGCCCCACGGGACGCACCACGATGCCTTCCTTGCCGAACAGGAAGCGGTCAAC
This region of Massilia sp. PAMC28688 genomic DNA includes:
- a CDS encoding FAD-binding oxidoreductase, with the protein product MTAFLARCRAIAGSAHVLTAEADKAPFLTDWRGRFTGKAVAVLRPGSTGEVAQLVAACAEHGVPIVPQGGNTGLVLGGVPDGAGNAVVLSLVRMHSVRQVDPVNHTITADAGCLLQQVQQAATEAGCLFPLSLASEGSCTVGGNLSTNAGGTAVLRYGNTRDLCLGLEVVTPQGQIWDGLRGLRKDNTGYDLRDLFIGAEGTLGIITGAVMKLYPQPAACLTALVAMNSARAALDLLTLMQDQCGAGLTGFELMSDLALELVATHFPALPRPFSVRHAQYALIELSSSQSQDHAETLLERAIAAALEQDIADDAVVATSLAQSRALWQVREHISMAQAAAGKNIKHDVSLPISRIADFIAHTDALLDAAYPGCQVVCFGHLGDGNLHYNIAPPHGTHHDAFLAEQEAVNRIVHDSVHAHAGSISAEHGIGALKRDELVRYKSDVELNMMRAIKKALDPLGIMNPGKVLT
- the wrbA gene encoding NAD(P)H:quinone oxidoreductase, with the protein product MNTSSPNILVLYYSRHGATRKLAELIGQGIDSVPGIEARLRTVPAVSAVSEATESAIPSSGAPYVELEDLEECAGLALGSPTRFGNMASAMKYFLDGTSAQWLSGSLSGKPAVVFTSTGSLHGGQESTLLTMMIPLLHHGMMVMGLPYTHPELMTTATGGSPYGPTHWSGLDGDKPISEDEKRLAVAMGKRLAEAALKLGAR
- a CDS encoding DUF2069 domain-containing protein, which gives rise to MDSPKFFHMGAIISLVTLIGWLVAWEMVVAPYSPGGSWLALKALPLLIPLGGVIKRDIYTLQWSSMVILIYFTEGVVRAWSATRPLSQFMAWGEIILVLVYFTCALLFLRPYKKAAKRIAKELLEKVNSTR
- a CDS encoding YihY family inner membrane protein, yielding MLSTFSRSTNQKFQAGADVVRGLTWREVRDLILFARRRLTEERLQQVAGSLTFTTTLALVPLLTIVLAIFTTFPVFNNFRAALESYFIQSMMPKGIADTVTSNLTQFADKAKGLSAVGAVALLLTSAAMMSMIERVFNQIWKVKRKRPLGQRVTIYWALMTLGPLLFGLSITATTQLFLATGSLASIPPMVSTVFYTAVSVLLTAGAYTALFMLVPNKTVDWRDAIWGGLAAAIAFEVAKRVFAMFVRQFPTYSVIYGALAALPLLLVWIYLSWMITLVGAVLTAALPVVKYERWWYKPVPGGAFVDAMAILKVLHGSAQVNGSHMVSSATIRAHTRFGYDEMTSLLERMLAVGWVGRVTADVTPPSPWRKRTVEGTDNWVLLANLNQLRLADVYRLFVFRGAALDSARAPDADNKSPMELDTGALARQVEMAVEEGLEQSVAAHFAKGTLGPPEAEPA